Proteins co-encoded in one Burkholderia ambifaria AMMD genomic window:
- a CDS encoding NAD-dependent epimerase/dehydratase family protein — protein sequence MSAASRSDVPRALVTGLGGFTGDYLAESLRAAGYRVFGTTHAADTIEPDTYRVDLCDRPTLADVVAEVQPDIVAHLAAVSFVAHGDADAIYRTNVVGTRNLLEALANLENRPRAVLLASSANIYGNAAVEIIDESIEPNPANDYAVSKLAMEYMARLWRDKLPIVIARPFNYTGVGQSPQFLLPKIVGHFQRGERVIELGNIDVERDFSDVRRVADAYRRLLELSPAGGVFNVCSGRAVSLKAVISMMERIAGYAIEVRVNPAFVRANDVRRLQGNDARLQAAIGPLEDIPLENTLRWMFEEGRG from the coding sequence ATGAGCGCGGCTTCTCGTTCTGATGTCCCGCGCGCGCTGGTAACGGGCCTCGGCGGCTTTACCGGCGACTATCTCGCGGAGTCGCTGCGGGCGGCCGGGTATCGCGTGTTCGGCACGACACACGCGGCCGACACGATCGAACCCGATACGTATCGGGTCGATCTGTGCGACCGGCCGACGCTCGCGGACGTCGTCGCGGAAGTGCAGCCCGACATCGTCGCGCATCTTGCGGCGGTGTCGTTCGTCGCCCACGGCGACGCGGACGCGATCTATCGTACCAACGTGGTCGGTACACGGAACCTGTTGGAAGCGCTCGCGAATCTGGAGAATCGTCCACGCGCGGTTTTGCTGGCGAGCAGTGCGAACATCTATGGCAACGCGGCGGTCGAGATCATCGACGAATCGATCGAGCCGAATCCCGCCAACGATTACGCCGTCAGCAAGCTGGCGATGGAATACATGGCGCGCCTGTGGCGCGATAAGCTGCCGATTGTCATCGCGCGGCCGTTCAACTACACGGGCGTCGGGCAGTCGCCGCAGTTTTTGCTGCCGAAGATCGTCGGTCACTTCCAGCGGGGCGAGCGTGTGATCGAACTTGGCAATATCGACGTCGAGCGAGATTTTTCCGACGTACGTCGCGTGGCGGACGCCTATCGGCGACTACTGGAGTTGTCGCCGGCCGGCGGTGTGTTCAACGTCTGTTCGGGGCGCGCGGTGTCGCTGAAAGCGGTGATCTCGATGATGGAACGGATTGCCGGCTATGCGATCGAGGTACGCGTCAATCCCGCATTCGTACGCGCGAACGACGTGCGTCGACTGCAGGGCAACGATGCGCGGTTGCAGGCTGCCATCGGGCCGCTTGAGGACATTCCGCTGGAGAACACATTGCGCTGGATGTTCGAAGAGGGGCGTGGGTGA
- a CDS encoding glycosyltransferase family 4 protein: MKLGVDITWMVGNYRGMGRFARQLVEPVGASVLGLAPSGVHADEWPCVSQGHGFFPWWEQVELPRLCREQRLDYLLCPYNTGPLRSTGNTRVVAVIHDLIYMEPWHVLPPARSVYQTVGRVYRRHVVPRLVRRADVVLTVSRFTQRELVKKFELREGDVRVVPCTISDDWFEPPVSRTARQPYLFTVAGEVPSKNVGRLLQAFAIARPALGDDARLRIAGIKAEHHAHFLGLADSLGLTNAVELLGYVSREELREQYRQARAFVFASLFEGFGIPLLEAMASGTPVACSNTTSMPEIAGNCALQFDPRSVEDMAEQIRAIWDDSARFEVALGDGVNRARTYSESAVRPSIEDFWAGLA; this comes from the coding sequence GTGAAGTTGGGGGTGGATATCACCTGGATGGTAGGCAACTACCGCGGCATGGGTCGATTCGCTCGGCAACTGGTGGAGCCCGTCGGCGCGTCGGTACTGGGTCTGGCTCCGAGCGGCGTGCATGCCGACGAATGGCCGTGCGTGAGTCAAGGGCACGGTTTCTTTCCGTGGTGGGAGCAGGTCGAGTTGCCGCGTTTGTGCCGCGAGCAGCGACTCGACTATCTGCTGTGTCCGTATAACACCGGGCCGCTGCGGTCCACCGGTAACACGCGGGTGGTCGCGGTCATCCATGATCTGATCTATATGGAGCCTTGGCACGTGCTGCCGCCGGCGCGATCGGTTTATCAGACCGTCGGACGCGTCTATCGTCGCCATGTGGTGCCGCGGCTTGTGCGTCGGGCCGACGTCGTGCTGACCGTCTCGCGATTCACTCAGCGGGAGCTGGTCAAGAAGTTCGAGTTGCGCGAGGGGGACGTACGCGTTGTTCCGTGCACGATTTCCGACGACTGGTTTGAGCCGCCGGTGAGTCGCACGGCGCGCCAACCGTACTTGTTCACTGTGGCTGGCGAGGTGCCGAGCAAGAACGTCGGTCGCCTGCTACAGGCGTTTGCGATCGCCCGCCCGGCGCTGGGCGACGACGCGCGGCTCAGGATCGCCGGTATCAAGGCCGAACATCATGCGCATTTTCTCGGGCTTGCGGATTCGCTCGGGCTGACGAATGCCGTCGAGTTGCTCGGTTACGTGTCGCGCGAAGAACTGCGCGAGCAGTACCGGCAGGCTCGCGCGTTCGTCTTTGCATCGTTGTTCGAAGGCTTCGGGATTCCGCTGCTGGAGGCGATGGCGTCCGGCACGCCGGTCGCATGCAGCAATACCACGTCGATGCCCGAGATAGCGGGCAACTGCGCGTTGCAGTTTGATCCGCGTTCGGTTGAAGACATGGCGGAGCAGATCCGCGCGATATGGGACGACAGTGCGCGATTCGAGGTCGCGCTCGGCGATGGCGTGAATCGGGCTCGCACGTACTCGGAGTCCGCGGTGCGTCCGTCGATCGAGGATTTTTGGGCGGGTCTCGCATGA
- the gmd gene encoding GDP-mannose 4,6-dehydratase encodes MSKKTSIITGITGQDGAYLAELLLDKGYTVYGTYRRTSSVNFWRIEELGIAKHPNLHLVEYDLTDLSASIRLLQTTGATEVYNLAAQSFVGVSFDQPVTTAEITGVGPLNLLEAIRIVNPKIRFYQASTSEMFGKVQAIPQIESTPFYPRSPYGVAKLYAHWITVNYRESYDIFGCSGILFNHESPLRGREFVTRKITDSVAKIKLGQLDVLELGNMDAKRDWGFAKEYVEGMWRMLQADEPDTFVLATNRTETVRDFVRMAFKAAGVDLEFKGSDEQEIAVDVATGKTLVRVNPKFHRPAEVDLLIGNPEKAKQKLGWEPKTTLEELCAMMVEADLRRNERGFSF; translated from the coding sequence ATGTCTAAGAAAACCTCCATCATCACTGGCATCACCGGACAAGACGGTGCTTATCTGGCCGAGTTGCTGCTCGACAAGGGTTACACGGTTTACGGTACCTACCGCCGCACCAGCTCGGTGAACTTCTGGCGCATCGAGGAACTGGGCATTGCCAAGCACCCGAACCTCCATCTTGTCGAATACGACCTGACCGATCTGTCGGCGAGCATTCGCTTGCTTCAGACGACCGGGGCCACGGAGGTTTACAACCTCGCGGCGCAGAGTTTCGTCGGCGTGTCGTTCGACCAGCCGGTCACGACCGCGGAGATCACCGGCGTCGGTCCGTTGAACCTGCTCGAGGCGATTCGCATCGTCAATCCGAAGATCCGCTTCTATCAGGCAAGCACTTCCGAAATGTTCGGCAAGGTCCAGGCGATCCCGCAGATCGAATCGACGCCGTTCTACCCGCGCAGCCCGTACGGCGTGGCCAAGCTGTATGCGCACTGGATCACGGTGAACTATCGCGAGAGCTACGACATCTTCGGCTGCAGCGGGATCTTGTTCAACCACGAGTCGCCGCTGCGCGGCCGCGAATTCGTCACACGCAAGATCACCGACTCCGTTGCCAAGATCAAGCTCGGGCAACTCGACGTCCTCGAACTGGGCAACATGGATGCCAAGCGCGACTGGGGCTTCGCGAAGGAATATGTCGAAGGCATGTGGCGCATGCTGCAGGCAGACGAACCGGACACGTTCGTGCTGGCCACGAACCGTACCGAGACCGTGCGCGATTTCGTGCGCATGGCGTTCAAGGCGGCTGGTGTCGACCTCGAGTTCAAGGGCAGTGACGAGCAGGAAATTGCCGTCGATGTCGCCACCGGCAAGACGCTGGTCCGCGTGAATCCGAAGTTCCATCGGCCGGCCGAAGTCGATCTGCTGATCGGGAATCCCGAGAAGGCGAAGCAGAAGCTGGGCTGGGAGCCGAAGACGACGCTCGAGGAGCTGTGTGCGATGATGGTTGAAGCGGACTTGCGACGAAATGAGCGCGGCTTCTCGTTCTGA